In Fusarium oxysporum f. sp. lycopersici 4287 chromosome 2, whole genome shotgun sequence, a genomic segment contains:
- a CDS encoding methyltransferase, with the protein MADASTNGSKRPLETEDAQDQPAKKVKTESTEPSAAATPVAQVAQEGSKPRRNGPIEEAFKYLDVSHPTVQNIKEFYHISKRFPDDRYMVRNEMGEPAKAIYYTSALLRDILIENEGRGIKFIHGGVRMYMKQDAPSADVCRWRIQAEGMPILQGYVGEPRVVHLHNKETFRKLLIEMFPRINDGKYERFDEIGERVRDIGMGCAVLRVEPDGTDPDFRERMALPLWKSIHSLNLMLPKEDRSAMLLRIFNDTSPLINIAAQKNQKAVQDAKEAEAGDDTKEEVDVADLPSPEEPATEPVEAEEEKMETA; encoded by the coding sequence ATGGCTGATGCGTCTACTAACGGTAGCAAGCGACCTCTCGAGACCGAGGATGCTCAAGATCAGCCCGCTAAAAAGGTCAAGACTGAGTCTACTGAGCCCTCAGCTGCCGCTACTCCTGTTGCCCAAGTGGCCCAGGAGGGCAGCAAGCCTCGCCGAAACGGCCCTATCGAGGAGGCCTTCAAGTACCTGGACGTTTCACACCCCACCGTCCAGAACATTAAGGAGTTCTATCATATCTCCAAGCGCTTCCCCGACGATCGGTACATGGTCCGAAACGAGATGGGTGAGCCTGCTAAGGCTATCTATTACACCAGCGCACTCCTCCGCGATATCCTTATCGAGAACGAGGGCCGTGGCATCAAGTTCATTCATGGTGGTGTCCGCATGTACATGAAGCAGGACGCTCCCTCAGCTGATGTCTGCAGATGGCGTATCCAGGCTGAGGGTATGCCCATCCTCCAGGGTTACGTCGGTGAGCCTCGTGTTGTGCACCTCCACAACAAGGAGACCTTccgcaagcttctcatcgaGATGTTTCCTCGCATCAACGATGGCAAGTACGAGCGCTTCGACGAGATCGGTGAGCGTGTCAGAGATATCGGCATGGGTTGCGCTGTTCTCCGCGTTGAGCCTGACGGCACAGACCCCGACTTTAGAGAGCGCATGGCTCTCCCCCTCTGGAAGAGCATCCACTCCCTTAACCTTATGCTTCCCAAGGAGGATCGATCTGCTATGCTACTACGCATCTTTAACGATACATCTCCTCTCATCAATATTGCTGCGCAGAAGAACCAGAAGGCCGTTCAAGACGCCAAGGAGGCcgaggctggtgatgatACCAAGGAGGAAGTGGATGTTGCGGATCTTCCCTCGCCTGAGGAGCCAGCAACGGAGCCAGtagaggctgaggaggagaagatggaaaCGGCTTAA
- a CDS encoding methyltransferase (At least one base has a quality score < 10), whose translation MFSRFNHFKTFATMGKKSFRGKNRRGGGGGRGGGNQDRGGWRDYPAIPKENEKLQRFYDTLLQLPEEEKNAYWEALRRELPNSFRFCGSKGHALLVKSLLQTRYIPEIVKIEHQDGRPVEPPQPVPWYPDELAWWMTTPKNVVRKFPPFAAFQKFLVSETSVGNISRQEVVSMIPPMLMDLRPGMTVLDMCAAPGSKAAQLLEMIHQGEEARVRKVLRSYAQEDGLDLGAETTDEIEADLEADPSDAGRATGMLVANDSDYKRGHMLVHQLKRLSSPNLLVTNHDATQFPSIRLPAKDGKKPTYLKFDRILADVPCSGDGTLRKNANIWKDWQPGSALGLHLTQIRILVRALQLLKVGGRVVFSTCSMNPVENESVVVSAIERCGGPANVEIVDCSNELPNLKRYPGMKDWKIMDKSARIWSSWKEVEDFAKESADGVIPGRVVETMFPRLEGAECADLPLERCMRVYPHMQDTGGFFITVLEKKSEFKAKNENESKETKQPAKTEESAEVTPAEKGC comes from the exons ATGTTTTCTCGATTCAACCACTTCAAGACATTTGCGACAATGGGCAAAAAGAGCTTCAGG GGAAAGAACAGAAGAGGAGGCGGTGGCGGCCGAGGTGGTGGTAACCAGGATAGAGGTGGCTGGAGAGATTATCCTGCCATTCCCAAGGAGAACGAGAAGCTCCAGCGCTTCTATGATACCCTCCTTCAGCTgcctgaagaggagaagaatgccTACTGGGAGGCTCTCAGACGTGAGCTTCCTAACAGCTTCAGGTTCTGCGGCTCTAAAGG TCACGCCCTTCTTGTCAAGAGCCTTCTCCAGACCAGATATATCCCCGAGATCGTCAAGATCGAGCATCAAGATGGCCGACCTGTTGAACCTCCCCAGCCTGTGCCCTGGTACCCCGACGAGCTTGCTTGGTGGATGACTACCCCCAAGAACGTCGTTCGCAAGTTCCCTCCCTTCGCCGCATTCCAGAAATTCCTGGTCTCCGAGACGAGCGTTGGAAACATCAGCCGACAGGAAGTCGTCAGCATGATCCCCCCTATGCTGATGGATCTCCGCCCTGGCATGACCGTCCTTGACATGTGTGCTGCTCCTGGAAGCAAGGCGGCGCAACTGCTCGAGATGATTCACCAGGGCGAGGAGGCTCGTGTGCGCAAGGTTCTCCGATCTTATGCTCAGGAAGATGGCCTGGATCTTGGTGCCGAGACTACAGACGAGATTGAGGCCGACCTCGAAGCCGACCCCAGCGACGCTGGACGGGCTACTGGAATGCTTGTCGCCAACGACTCCGATTACAAGCGCGGACACATGCTTGTCCATCAGCTCAAGCGACTTTCTTCCCCTAACCTTCTCGTCACGAATCACGATGCTACCCAATTCCCTTCGATCAGGCTCCCTGCtaaggatggcaagaagccAACCTACCTCAAGTTCGATCGCATTCTGGCTGATGTTCCCTGCTCCGGTGACGGGACTCTGCGAAAGAATGCCAACATCTGGAAGGATTGGCAACCCGGAAGCGCTCTTGGCCTGCACCTCACTCAGATTCGAATTCTGGTCCGCGCtctccagcttctcaaggttgGTGGCCGTGTCGTGTTCTCTACCTGCAGTATGAACCCTGTTGAGAACGAGTCTGTGGTCGTCTCGGCCATTGAGCGATGTGGTGGACCCGCGAATGTTGAGATTGTCGACTGCAGCAATGAGCTGCCCAACCTGAAGCGATACCCCGGAATGAAGGACTGGAAGATCATGGATAAGAGTGCCCGTATCTGGAGCTCCTGGAAGGAGGTCGAGGACTTTGCCAAGGAGAGCGCCGATGGTGTTATCCCTGGACGAGTCGTTGAGACCATGTTCCCCAGACTTGAGGGTGCTGAGTGCGCTGACCTGCCTCTTGAGCGCTGCATGAGAGTTTATCCTCACATGCAAGACACTGGTGGTTTCTTCATCACtgtcttggagaagaagtcCGAGTTCAAGGCTAAGAACGAGAACGAGTCGAAGGAGACCAAGCAGCCCGCCAAGACCGAAGAATCCGCTGAGGTCACTCCTGCTGAGAAGGGTTGCTGA
- a CDS encoding ATP-dependent RNA helicase DBP7 has product MADDGMLLNFDLGSGPIKPQVKFKGGRWRDRKQAEKSARLASGKTTQPKPSGDGFDEGRSSKRQRTDDGGGDHSFDYKSFNRHGSRPRFTDNDGHEGSGQPRNQHSDRKSRQVISRLFSFNPAQTTEGEEKQEEWTAPEATNAPLSDVANFGTLTISARLVDELGKMNLERPTAIQNKVIPHMLTSSSDAFVQAETGSGKTLAYLLPILHRVLLLSEKGKAQIHRDSGAFAIIVAPTRELAKQVHTVLEKLIRPFPWLVSTAITGGESKKAEKARIRKGVNFLVATPGRLADHIDNTKALSLSTVRWLILDEGDRLMDLGFEDDLKKVITAIKAVDVSDKLPDGTPLTALPERRVTVLCSATMKMNVQKLGEMSLADATFLAAKKEEVELDVEKTEMKAPAQLHQYYSVVPAKLRLVTLISYLKATFSRRGKTMKAIIFISCADSVDFHYELLRDPNNNEAPVAGSKDAESVSKTVAKAAYITSPASPEVVLHRMHGSLSQPIRTATLRSFSACKSPSLLITTDVSSRGLDIPSVDLVIEYDPAFSFADHIHRVGRTARAGRPGDALLFLLPGTEEGYIELLKASTPPTPQSYDSILQKGMMTKLEFPVETSAKPEDGQSFHDKAEALQLHIEQRLLTDTKRLELARNGFKSHIRAYATHTKEERKHFDISELHLGHTAKSYGLREAPGGIGAGVERKTKKRTNKGAEKNTEQAAGDERQNQNIIRKKSMMLMNSAADEFNIG; this is encoded by the coding sequence ATGGCTGACGATGGAATGCTTCTGAATTTTGACCTGGGTTCAGGTCCAATTAAGCCCCAGGTCAAGTTTAAGGGCGGTCGATGGCGTGACAGGAAGCAGGCAGAGAAGTCGGCAAGGTTAGCTTCTGGGAAGACAACGCAACCCAAGCCTTCCGGAGATGGATTCGATGAGGGCAGGTCGTCAAAACGCCAAAGAAcagatgatggaggaggagatcaTTCATTCGATTACAAATCATTCAACAGACATGGTTCGCGACCAAGGTTCACTGACAACGATGGCCACGAAGGTTCAGGCCAACCTCGCAACCAGCACTCAGATCGCAAATCTAGACAAGTCATCTCACGACTCTTCTCATTCAACCCCGCACAGACGAcagagggagaggagaagcaagaagaatGGACAGCTCCCGAAGCGACCAATGCGCCTCTATCAGATGTTGCGAACTTTGGTACATTGACGATATCTGCCCgacttgttgatgagcttggcaagATGAACCTGGAGCGACCCACGGCTATTCAGAACAAGGTGATTCCGCACATGTTAACGAGTAGCTCCGATGCCTTTGTGCAAGCCGAAACTGGTTCTGGAAAGACTTTGGCATACCTGTTACCTATTTTACATCGTGTTCTACTTCTCAGCGAAAAGGGGAAGGCTCAGATTCATCGAGATTCTGGTGCTTTTGCCATTATCGTTGCGCCTACTCGCGAACTTGCAAAACAGGTTCACACAGTTCTGGAGAAGCTCATCCGACCGTTCCCATGGCTCGTCTCAACAGCAATTACCGGAGGAGAATCTAAGAAGGCGGAAAAGGCTCGCATACGAAAGGGTGTCAACTTTTTGGTCGCTACTCCTGGACGACTTGCTGATCATATCGACAATACAAAAGCGCTTAGCCTCAGCACGGTTCGATGGTTGATTCTCGATGAAGGTGATCGACTTATGGATTTGGGTTTCGAGGATGACTTGAAGAAGGTTATCACGGCTATCAAGGCAGTTGACGTATCCGACAAACTACCCGATGGAACACCGCTCACGGCCCTACCCGAACGAAGAGTTACAGTGCTGTGCTCAGCGACAATGAAGATGAACGTACAGAAGCTGGGAGAGATGAGTTTGGCGGATGCGACATTCCTGGCAgcaaagaaggaggaggtggagCTGGATGTGGAAAAGACGGAAATGAAGGCGCCCGCACAGCTTCACCAGTACTACTCTGTTGTCCCGGCCAAGCTACGACTCGTCACTCTCATCTCGTACCTCAAGGCAACATTCTCTCGGCGTGGGAAGACCATGAAGGCCATTATCTTCATATCATGTGCCGACTCTGTCGACTTCCACTACGAACTGTTGCGAGACCCCAACAATAATGAGGCACCTGTTGCAGGCTCCAAGGATGCAGAGTCGGTTTCGAAGACAGTGGCAAAAGCAGCATACATCACTTCACCAGCAAGTCCCGAGGTTGTTCTGCACAGGATGCACGGATCTTTGTCGCAGCCCATTCGTACAGCTACATTGCGATCGTTCTCAGCTTGCAagtctccatctcttctgaTCACCACCGATGTTTCCTCGCGTGGTCTTGATATTCCGTCGGTCGATCTGGTCATCGAGTACGACCCTGCGTTCAGTTTCGCCGATCATATCCATCGTGTTGGTCGCACTGCTCGTGCTGGTCGACCCGGTGATGCTTTATTATTCCTGCTCCCCGGAACCGAAGAAGGATACATCGAACTCCTAAAAGcgtcaacaccaccaacaccgcAATCCTACGACTCTATTCTCCAGAAGGGAATGATGACGAAACTCGAATTCCCGGTCGAGACGTCTGCGAAACCGGAGGATGGACAGTCTTTCCACGACAAGGCGGAGGCCCTTCAGCTGCACATCGAGCAACGTCTCCTGACAGACACCAAGCGACTAGAGCTTGCTCGAAACGGCTTCAAGTCCCACATCAGGGCATATGCTACGCATACcaaggaggagagaaagcACTTCGACATTTCAGAATTACACTTGGGACACACGGCAAAGAGCTACGGCCTGAGAGAGGCACCTGGCGGCATCGGCGCAGGTGTGGAGAGGAAGACTAAGAAGCGGACGAATAAGGGTGCCGAGAAGAATACAGAACAGGCAGCTGGAGATGAGAGGCAAAACCAGAACATTATCAGGAAGAAGAGTATGATGCTGATGAATTCCGCGGCAGACGAGTTCAACATTGGTTAG
- a CDS encoding hypothetical protein (At least one base has a quality score < 10) has protein sequence MAAQSSSIDRGRKLLQWIIDRNKLHYEGSSEGFPTLTLCRQGIHSTAPQAKRKKGSHSPDPKARLHSAFHTERTASSGLPSVEHRPAQNHGGLDAYFEALQHQQATGEIDSEWTQFDFQKSIEWKPTPASILTKDQGLSKDVLEEALIEDAEVKSNLSIEDQAALAHIDAALEREIEVRSLQEAAENAVSEGRPVSSLGFKSRSPVISRSQTPASAARSFTPPVDPQSLSYADHLHKLAENGRYVEIPAVFEAMLATGVQPISGAYNALLLSAIHIPMKKIEIVSKALDVYADMLRRKVSPDAETFNILVGLLASRCLEVAELKAALEAKRVRFGGMDQVGQFMLASHELEHAILCEDDRLDLAIQLFDTSVNTDAANFTAETYHQLITACAKAGRVDDMLRLYEHMEGSQIVPYAALFPTMITAFASSGDLVSAVECYNEYRNLAIAHDDGETTLNDRLDAEVYAAVINAYVVTDKIEGAMKFFQKIVDQYGIRAADIKDALITTGFVKGLITRGIYQEALEWARSVADEARAKAMSEIATIAADKGDTDTAVAAYSAMPPYADDLITPATALLAMNVRQTDVVGASKYWQVLCNPAVHVDLTFIEPTAMYAVAMIGSGQVAEGLAQSEMMFERIRASVSQTQPHLVEEVDEGVEFVTRFMETRGIPDPREIASQVASFQPMTASSYLSTPVVSTFEDTYDPYAHNTDFKGSSLIADDLEGNHGRKGPRLSEALNRFRNIRRAGRHPRYITYAKLISAAARDGKFDLCHDILSMARTDMPVMPQYAVVRYGWSSILDAMVGACLTVGNRGRAEQFHQELLEIGASPSANTFGLYITTLKDSTKTFDEASEAVRIFHRAKAEGVEPSSFLYNALIGKLGKARRIDDCLFYFAEMRALGIKPTSVTYGTIVNALCRVSDEKFAETLFDEMEAMPNYKARPAPYNSMMQFFLTTKRDKTKVLAYYERMKAKGIAPTAHTYKLLVDTHATLDPVDMDAAEEVLGMIRASGQRVEPVHYASLIHARGCVLHDMEGAMKMFDSVVKESLVPISASLYQALFEAMVANHQDAASEPVLAHMRSKGKKIEKAQGIYDAVGPRESANPSTYEAMTRAYLAVEQREEAKGVVGEMLTRGYPSAVVNKVLELLGGGHDVSE, from the exons ATGGCCGCGCAGTCATCATCGATAG ACCGTGGAAGGAAGCTCCTTCAGTGGATAATTGACCGTAACAAGCTCCATTATGAGGGCTCCAGCGAGGGTTTCCCCACACTGACTCTT TGTCGCCAAGGTATCCACTCCACTGCACCTCAGgcaaagagaaaaaaaggcAGCCACTCCCCCGACCCTAAGGCTCGG CTTCATTCTGCCTTCCACACTGAGCGCACAGCATCCTCGGGCCTCCCGTCCGTTGAGCATCGCCCCGCCCAGAACCATGGAGGTCTAGACGCGTACTTCGAGGCCCTACAGCACCAGCAGGCCACAGGTGAAATCGATTCCGAATGGACCCAATTCGACTTTCAAAAGAGCATTGAATGGAAGCCTACTCCTGCTTCCATTCTCACCAAGGACCAGGGACTTTCCAAAGATGTTCTTGAGGAGGCTTTGATTGAGGATGCTGAGGTCAAATCGAACCTGTCGATTGAGGATCAGGCAGCTCTTGCGCATATCGATGCTGCGCTCGAGAGGGAGATCGAGGTACGGAGCCTACAGGAAGCAGCTGAGAATGCTGTTTCTGAAGGACGACCCGTGTCTAGTCTTGGCTTCAAGTCACGATCTCCAGTGATTTCCAGGTCGCAAACTCCAGCAAGTGCCGCTCGCAGCTTCACTCCTCCTGTGGACCCCCAGTCCCTGTCTTATGCCGACCATCTTCACAAGCTCGCTGAGAATGGCCGATATGTTGAAATACCCGCAGTCTTTGAGGCAATGCTGGCGACTGGTGTGCAGCCAATCTCGGGTGCCTACAATGCTCTCCTCCTGTCGGCTATCCATATCCCTatgaagaagatcgagattGTATCCAAGGCTCTCGACGTTTATGCCGACATGCTTAGAAGGAAGGTTTCGCCAGATGCCGAGACTTTTAACATTCTTGTTGGCCTCCTGGCATCCCGATGTCTCGAGGTTGCTGAGCTGAAGGCTGCCTTGGAGGCCAAGCGAGTTCGGTTTGGTGGCATGGATCAGGTGGGCCAATTTATGCTTGCGTCTCATGAACTCGAGCATGCCATTCTTTGCGAGGACGACCGCCTCGATCTTGCAATCCAGCTGTTCGACACTTCAGTTAACACTGATGCCGCCAACTTCACCGCCGAGACTTACCATCAGCTTATTACGGCCTGTGCCAAAGCTGGACGCGTCGATGACATGCTGCGTCTTTACGAGCACATGGAAGGAAGCCAAATCGTCCCTTACGCTGCTCTGTTTCCCACCATGATCACTGCTTTCGCCTCCTCCGGAGATCTGGTCAGTGCTGTCGAATGCTACAACGAATACCGCAACCTGGCCATTGCCCACGACGATGGAGAGACTACTCTCAACGACCGACTCGATGCTGAAGTATATGCCGCGGTCATCAATGCCTACGTGGTCACTGATAAGATTGAAGGCGCCATGAAGTTCTTTCAGAAAATCGTCGACCAATACGGTATCCGCGCtgctgatatcaaggatgCTCTGATCACCACTGGTTTCGTCAAGGGTTTAATCACCCGTGGTATCTACCAGGAGGCTTTAGAATGGGCTCGGTCCGTCGCGGATGAAGCTCGTGCCAAGGCCATGAGTGAGATTGCAACTATTGCTGCCGACAAGGGTGATACGGACACCGCTGTCGCAGCCTACAGTGCCATGCCTCCTTACGCGGATGACTTGATTACTCCTGCGACTGCTCTCCTCGCCATGAATGTCCGCCAGACCGATGTTGTTGGTGCCTCCAAGTACTGGCAAGTCCTATGCAATCCCGCTGTGCATGTGGATCTTACTTTCATCGAGCCTACAGCTATGTATGCCGTGGCCATGATTGGCTCTGGCCAAGTTGCCGAGGGATTGGCACAGTCAGAGATGATGTTTGAGCGTATTCGCGCCTCTGTTTCTCAGACTCAACCTCATCTTgtcgaagaggttgatgaaggagtCGAATTCGTCACTCGATTTATGGAGACTCGTGGCATCCCCGATCCCCGCGAGATCGCTTCTCAAGTTGCTAGCTTCCAGCCTATGACCGCTTCTTCTTACCTGTCGACTCCTGTAGTTTCCACCTTCGAGGATACCTACGACCCTTACGCCCACAACACCGACTTCAAGGGATCCTCTCTTATTGCAGACGATCTTGAGGGTAACCATGGCCGCAAGGGACCTCGTCTTAGTGAGGCACTGAACCGATTCCGCAACATCCGACGTGCTGGCCGACATCCTCGTTACATTACCTACGCCAAACTTatctctgctgctgctcgtGATGGCAAGTTCGATCTTTGCCATGACATTCTTAGCATGGCTCGCACTGATATGCCCGTCATGCCCCAGTATGCTGTTGTTCGCTATGGATGGTCTAGCATTCTTGACGCCATGGTCGGCGCTTGTCTGACCGTAGGTAACCGTGGACGAGCTGAGCAATTCCACCAGGAGTTGTTGGAAATCGGTGCTAGCCCTTCTGCCAACACTTTCGGTCTCTACATCACCACGCTTAAGGATTCGACCAAGACTTTTGATGAGGCTTCCGAGGCTGTCCGTATCTTCCACCGGGCAAAGGCTGAGGGTGTCGAACCCAGCTCTTTCTTGTATAACGCTCTTATCGGTAAGCTCGGAAAGGCTCGCCGCATCGACGACTGCCTTTTCTACTTTGCTGAGATGAGAGCTCTTGGAATCAAACCTACATCGGTTACCTATGGTACCATTGTCAATGCACTCTGCCGAGTCAGTGATGAGAAGTTCGCTGAAACACTGTTCGATGAGATGGAGGCGATGCCCAACTACAAGGCTCGTCCTGCTCCTTACAACAGTATGATGCAATTCTTCCTGACCACAAAGCGAGATAAGACAAAGGTCTTGGCTTACTATGAGCGCATGAAGGCTAAGGGCATTGCCCCTACCGCCCATACCTATAAGCTTCTGGTCGATACTCACGCTACTCTTGATCCTGTTGACATGGATGCTGCCGAGGAGGTTCTCGGTATGATCCGTGCCTCTGGTCAACGCGTTGAGCCTGTTCACTATGCTTCTCTCATCCACGCCAGGGGATGTGTTCTCCACGACATGGAAGGTGCCATGAAGATGTTTGATTCTGTTGTTAAGGAGTCTCTTGTTCCCATCAGTGCTAGCCTGTATCAAGCTCTGTTCGAGGCTATGGTTGCCAACCACCAGGATGCTGCTTCTGAGCCTGTGCTTGCTCACATGCGAAGCAAGGGT aagaagattgagaaAGCTCAAGGTATCTACGATGCTGTTGGCCCGAGAGAAAGCGCGAACCCTAGCACATACGAGGCTATGACCCGAGCTTATCTGGCTGTTGAGCAGCGAGAGGAGGCTAAGGGTGTTGTCGGTGAGATGCTCACCCGCGGTTACCCCAGTGCTGTCGTCAACAAGGtcctggagcttcttggcgGAGGACATGATGTTTCAGAGTAG
- a CDS encoding phosphomevalonate kinase, with protein MTLHHPTIAVSAPGKVFLAGGYLVLDQEYTAFVFGLDARINIIAGDIHTTAGVQLTEIVVDSPQFLEAQWRYGYHLAGEGGGIKVTQLQVGAQINPNPFVETTLSYALTYIDRVAKQRPSHSMASARLIILADNDYYSHSESESTRQGRFAKFPVTLGDANKTGLGSSAALVTSLTAALLAHYLPEDLFNIQSDRGKRTLHNLAQAAHCAAQGKVGSGFDVATAVYGSCRYRRFSPETLSSIPEPGAAGFADALVKLVDGESAWDVEVLKDAVTMPKGVVLRMCDVDCGSKTVGMVKKVLKWRSSNPEESKKLWDELQKRNEQLIATLNAGDVENLPGKITAVREMIRQMGSASDVPIEPESQTELLDALSTVEGVHGGVVPGAGGYDALALLMKDDEETKQRVEEFLDKWAKEKGTKVKLLGVKGEMEGVRSESLDVYAGWI; from the exons ATGACCCTCCACCACCCCACCATCGCTGTCTCAGCTCCCGGCAAGGTCTTCCTCGCTGGCGGATACCTCGTACTGGACCAGGAGTACACGGCTTTTGTATTCGGCCTCGACGCTCGTATCAACATTATTGCTGGAGACATCCACACGACTGCTGGCGTTCAGCTCACTGAGATTGTGGTTGATAGTCCGCAATTCCTGGAGGCACAATGGCGGTATGGTTATCACCTGGCTGGTGAGGGAGGGGGTATCAAAGTTACCCAGTTGCAGGT CGGAGCACAAATCAATCCCAATCCCTTCGTGGAGACAACTCTCAGCTATGCACTCACCTACATCGACCGAGTGGCCAAGCAGCGTCCTAGTCACAGCATGGCATCTGCTcgtctcatcatcctcgcaGACAATGATTACTACTCGCACTCTGAATCCGAGAGCACACGTCAAGGGCGCTTTGCCAAGTTCCCTGTGACCTTGGGAGATGCCAACAAGACGGGTCTTGGCTCATCTGCTGCTCTCGTCACTTCACTGACTGCTGCTCTGCTGGCTCACTACCTACCAGAAGATCTCTTCAATATCCAGTCTGACCGGGGCAAGAGGACGCTTCACAACCTGGCCCAGGCTGCACATTGTGCTGCGCAAGGCAAGGTCGGTTCGGGATTCGATGTTGCAACCGCTGTCTATGGATCTTGCAGATACAGACGCTTCTCTCCCGAGACACTGTCTTCAATTCCCGAGCCCGGTGCGGCTGGTTTCGCGGATGCATTGGTAAAGCTCGTCGACGGCGAGTCTGCTTGGGATGTAGAGGTTCTCAAGGATGCAGTCACCATGCCCAAAGGAGTTGTTCTGCGTATGTGCGATGTGGACTGTGGAAGTAAGACGGTTGGTATGGTCAAGAAGGTCCTCAAGTGGAGGTCATCAAACCCAGAAGAGTCAAAGAAGCTTTGGGATGAGCTCCAGAAGCGTAATGAGCAGTTGATTGCTACTCTCAATGCCGGCGACGTCGAGAATCTGCCGGGGAAGATTACAGCTGTTCGAGAGATGATTAGACAAATGGGTAGCGCCAGCGACGTCCCCATCGAGCCCGAAAGCCAGACAGAGCTCCTCGACGCCCTCAGCACCGTCGAAGGGGTCCACGGCGGTGTCGTCCCTGGTGCGGGCGGCTACGATGCCCTGGCTCTCCTGAtgaaggatgatgaggagacgaAGCAGCGAGTTGAGGAGTTCCTGGACAAGTGGGCTAAGGAGAAGGGTACAAAGGTCAAGCTACTAGGCGTTAAGGGGGAGATGGAGGGAGTTCGCTCCGAGAGTCTGGACGTGTACGCCGGTTGGATCTAA
- a CDS encoding NAD-dependent aldehyde dehydrogenase, which translates to MSLEVITTISPNTNEPILTRNGASQADLESLPKVATEAFQSYRKTTLKERQAIVRKFLDGLLAKKDELGEELTVQMGRPISYTPGEVATAVKRGEYLLKISDEALKDTDGEPEKGFKRFIRKVPVGPVLIIFAWNYPYLILVNSLIPALLAGCSVILKPSPQTPTIVERVTDLLKEAGLPDGVCQYFHCGSPTLMEAIVRDPKIALVCFTGSVAGGLAVQQAASDRIVNVGLELGGKDPAYVRSDVDVDWAAAEIVDGAIFNSGQSCCSIERVYVDEKIHDQFVEAVQKVLKSYKLGDPFNKETQLGPVVSKRSKQTAEEHIKDAVDSGAKDATPENETFSNPPTKGNFVKPTLLTGVNHSMRVMTEESFAPIIPVMKVKDDSEAVKYMNDSEFGLTASIWTKDTDEGYELAEGVEAGTVFVNRCDYPAPDLAWTGWKNSGKGQTLSKFGFDQFVKLKSYHLKDYPN; encoded by the exons ATGTCTCTCGAAGTCATCACCACAATCTCCCCAAACACAAACGAGCCCATCCTTACCAGGAATGGCGCCTCTCAAGCTGACCTTGAGTCTCTCCCCAAGGTCGCCACTGAGGCTTTCCAGAGCTATCGCAAGACAACGTTGAAGGAGCGTCAAGCCATTGTTCGCAAGTTCCTCGATGGCCTCTTGGCTAAGAAGGATGAGCTCGGTGAAGAGTTGACTGTTCAGATGGGCCGCCCCATCTCTTACACACCAGGTGAGGTCGCCACAGCTGTCAAGAGAGGTGAATACCTCCTCAAGATCAGTGATGAGGCCCTCAAGGACACCGACGGCGAGCCCGAGAAGGGCTTCAAGCGTTTCATCCGAAAGGTCCCTGTCGGACCTGTACTCATCATCTTTGCGTGGAAC TACCCTTACCTTATTCTGGTTAACTCTCTCATTCCCGCTCTTCTTGCAGGCTGCAGTGTAATCCTCAAGCCCTCGCCTCAGACACCTACCATCGTGGAACGGGTTACCGATCTCCTGAAGGAGGCGGGCTTGCCTGATGGCGTTTGCCAGTACTTCCACTGCGGCTCTCCCACTCTTATGGAGGCCATTGTGCGCGATCCCAAGATCGCCCTAGTTTGTTTCACCGGCTCTGTCGCTGGAGGTCTCGCTGTGCAACAAGCTGCGTCTGACCGCATTGTAAATGTCGGTCTGGAGTTGGGTGGCAAGGACCCAGCATATGTTCGGTCAGATGTCGATGTTGATTGGGCTGCTGCAGAGATTGTTGACggtgccatcttcaactctggCCAGAGTTGCTGCTCCATTGAGCGTGTgtatgttgatgagaagattcACGATCAGTTTGTTGAGGCCGTGCAAAAGGTGCTCAAGAGTTACAAGCTCGGCGATCCCTTTAACAAGGAGACTCAATTGGGACCTGTCGTTTCGAAGCGATCAAAGCAGACTGCCGAGGAACATATTAAGGACGCCGTCGACAGCGGTGCCAAGGATGCCACTCCCGAAAACGAGACTTTCAGCAACCCTCCTACCAAGGGTAACTTTGTGAAACCCACCCTTCTGACCGGCGTCAACCACAGCATGCGGGTCATGACTGAGGAGTCGTTTGCCCCAATTA TTCCTGTCATGAAGGTCAAGGATGACAGCGAGGCCGTCAAGTACATGAACGATAGCGAGTTTGGTCTGACAGCCAGCATCTGGACCAAGGACACAGACGAAGGATACGAGCTTGCCGAGGGTGTGGAAGCCGGCACTGTATTTGTCAACAGATGCGATTATCCGGCACCG GATCTGGCTTGGACTGGCTGGAAGAACTCGGGCAAGGGACAGACACTTAGCAAGTTTGGATTTGATCAGTTTGTGAAGCTCAAGAGCTACCACCTGAAGGACTACCCAAACTAG